TCCGATGATCGCGGGAGCGTTGTACTTGCCGCCGAAGTCAATCATTTGCTTGACGAAGTCACGAGCCTTGGCACGATGATCGGCGTCCGCGTGCGTGAGGTTCAAACCATGCTTGACCATTCCCGCACCGGTGCCAACAGCGGCGACAACCAAGTTGTGTTTTTCAAGCAGTCCCTTGAGCTCACTCTCGTCGACCGCATCGGGGCCGGGAGCGAAAATTTCAATCGCATCAAAACCCAGTGCCGCTGACTTTTCGCAAGCGTCTTGCAAACCGTCCCAGTAAACAAATGGTCCGCCGCGAGCTTCTTCGACCAGGCTGACCGTGATGGCAGATTTGAACGTCATGTAAATTCTTTGAGGGGGAGATTTGTGGGGATGGATTGGATGTGGCATAGGCCTCCTGCCTGTGATTCATATTCCACAGGCTGGAAGCCTATGCCACTTGGTGAACTCACGAGGCGACAGGCTCGTCGTTGTTTTCGGGCCGGCCTTCGATGTAGAACCAATTGTGAATTGGCTTCAGAATTTCTTGGACTTCGGCGACCAATGTTTCGTCCATGGGCTCCTGTGCCCACTCGGCCCACTGGGCGACTCGTTTTGGGTTGGCTGATCCAGGAATGCAGGTCGCAAAATTTTCGTTGGCGATGCTGAACTGAAGTGCGATCTTGGCGATGTCACTTCCGCGATCGGCACAGTGCTTGGCGGCAGCGGCGGCGACCTTGCGAACTTCAGGGGTGGCTTTGTGCCAAGGTGGCAATTCCGCGTTGGTCAACAAACGCGCCGAGAATGGCGCACCGTTCATCAACCCAACACCTTTCTCTTTGGCAAGTGGCACCAAGTCGAGTGCCATGTCGTTTTGCAATGTGTAGTGGTTGTATGTCAGCAAGCAGTCGATGTCCGCACGTTCCATCACGTACTTGAACATCTTCATGGGGTAACCGCTGACACCGACGTAGCGAACCTTGCCCTTTTCGATTTCGCGACGGATCGCTGGGATGGTCTCTTCGACGATCTGCGACATCTCGACGAATTCCAAATCGTGACACAGCACGATGTCGAGGTGGTCGACCTTCATTCGTTCAAGCGATGTGTCGATGCTTTCGGTGACACGTCGGGCGCTGAAGTCAAAGTGCTCGCCGGTGTAGCGACCAAGTTTGGTGCCCAAGTAGTACTGATCACGCGGGATATCAGGCAGGACTCGGCCGAGCATCATTTCGCTCATGCCACGTCCATAGAACGCAGCGGTGTCGATGAAGTTCATGCCGCTATCGAGAGCAACACGAACAGCTTGCAAACTCTCACCCAAATCGACGCTGCGGAACTCTTGTCCGATCGAAGACGCTCCAAAGGAGAGCGTCGTGAGTTCCATGTCCGTTTGGCCTAAACGTCGGCGAGGCAGCATCTTGGCAATTCTTGGGGTTGATGGTGGGGATGGGTTCCAGGGCGACAAGATGCAGCGAGTGTAACCTCGCGTTGCCGCCGATGCCAACGCACCCAACCCCAAAGAAAAGCCGTTCTGGGCTATAGATTTGAGCGTTTTCGCCCGAGATCTTCACCCCGTATTCGCCCCGCCGTGCGCGCATGAAGAAAGGCCGGAGGTCGACGCACGATTGAATCGTGCACCCACCTTCGGCCTTTGCCAGGACGGTCGCGATTGACGCGATGTCAACGCTCACCCGGTCGACTCAAACGCACATGGCGGAGTCGACCCGAGTTGCTAGCTTCTGATCAACGCAAGCT
The DNA window shown above is from Rhodopirellula bahusiensis and carries:
- a CDS encoding aldo/keto reductase; protein product: MLPRRRLGQTDMELTTLSFGASSIGQEFRSVDLGESLQAVRVALDSGMNFIDTAAFYGRGMSEMMLGRVLPDIPRDQYYLGTKLGRYTGEHFDFSARRVTESIDTSLERMKVDHLDIVLCHDLEFVEMSQIVEETIPAIRREIEKGKVRYVGVSGYPMKMFKYVMERADIDCLLTYNHYTLQNDMALDLVPLAKEKGVGLMNGAPFSARLLTNAELPPWHKATPEVRKVAAAAAKHCADRGSDIAKIALQFSIANENFATCIPGSANPKRVAQWAEWAQEPMDETLVAEVQEILKPIHNWFYIEGRPENNDEPVAS